CCCAGGACAGGGATGAAAGGGTCCCCCTGATCGTGGCTGGAGGGGCGGCGGTCTCCCTCAACCCCGAGCCCCTAGCCCCCTTTGTGGACCTCTTCTTCATCGGGGAAGGAGAGGAGACCTTGATCGATTTCTTAAAGGCCTTCCAAGGAGGGGGCAGGGGTGGCAAGAAGGGCTTTCTGGAAGGGGTAGCAGGGACAGAGGGGGTATATGTCCCGACCCTCTATCAGGCGATATACGATCAACATGGTTTTATTGGAGAATTTTTCCCACTAAAGGGCAAGGCCCCGGAGAGGGTAAGGAGGAGATGGATCACAGACCCTAGCCGCTACCCATCCCACTCAGCCATCCTGACCCCCCTGACGGAATTCAAGGAGATGTTCCTCCTGGAGGTAAACAGGGGTTGTCCCAGGAGCTGCCGGTTCTGCGCTGCCAGGTCCCTTTACTTCCCCTTTCGCAACAGAGGTATGGATACCCTGATTAGGGAGGCCGATCTGGGATTGCAAAGGGGAAGGAGGATAGGCCTGGTGGGATCTGCCCTGGCGGACCATCCCCGGTTTACAGAGCTTTGCGAAGACATTGTAGAAAAAGGGGGAAGGATATCAATCGCCTCCATCAGGGCCGACGCCATAACGGACAAACTGGCCAATCTCCTAGTCCTCAGTGGGCATCGAACCGTGGCCATAGCCCCTGAGACGGGCTCTGAGAGGTTGCGGAAAGTGCTGGAGAAGGGGTTCACAGAGGAGGAGATCATCAGTTCTGTCGAGATCCTCGCTGGCCACGGCATCAACAACCTAAAGCTCTACTTCATTATCGGACTGCCCACTGAGACCTGGGAGGATATAGACGGGATCGTCGCCCTGACCAAGAGGATAAGACACCAAATGGTAAAGGGAGGAAGGAGGGTGGGGGAACTCACCCTCAGCATTAATCCTTTCATCCCCAAGGCATGGACCCCCTTCCAGTGGCAACCATTCGAGGAGGTAAAGAGCATAAAGGAAAAGATCAGGGTCATCAAAAAGGGCCTCCAAAAAATCCCCCACCTACACGTGCTGCACGAACTGCCAAAATGGGGATATGTCCAGACCCTCCTTTCCATGGGGGATAGGAGGGTGGGGGAGCTCCTTCTGCTCGCCCTTCAGGCCAAGGGGAACTGGCCCTCTGTCTTCAAAGATTCTTATATCAACCCTGATTTTTGGGTATATAGAAAAAAAAGAAAAGAGGAGATCCTCCCCTGGGACTTTATCGACCACGGCCTAAAAAAAGACGCCCTATGGAAGGAATATAGGAAGGCAATAGGCAAACCCGCATGAGGGTTTGCCTCATCCCCGCCCATGAAAAATACAGGATTCTAGGATTCGGGGGGTCAAATCATATGGTTCCAGGGGTCTAGGGGCC
Above is a genomic segment from Deltaproteobacteria bacterium containing:
- a CDS encoding radical SAM protein, whose translation is MTKRIVLSHRHLLAKEEGTIIKKWEGKIPICLIFPNYYHVGMSNLGFQLLYRHLNSLPEVVCERAFLPERKEWGEYSRSNRPLISLESGKPLSQFQIIAFSLPFENDFLHLLSILQLAKIPLKAQDRDERVPLIVAGGAAVSLNPEPLAPFVDLFFIGEGEETLIDFLKAFQGGGRGGKKGFLEGVAGTEGVYVPTLYQAIYDQHGFIGEFFPLKGKAPERVRRRWITDPSRYPSHSAILTPLTEFKEMFLLEVNRGCPRSCRFCAARSLYFPFRNRGMDTLIREADLGLQRGRRIGLVGSALADHPRFTELCEDIVEKGGRISIASIRADAITDKLANLLVLSGHRTVAIAPETGSERLRKVLEKGFTEEEIISSVEILAGHGINNLKLYFIIGLPTETWEDIDGIVALTKRIRHQMVKGGRRVGELTLSINPFIPKAWTPFQWQPFEEVKSIKEKIRVIKKGLQKIPHLHVLHELPKWGYVQTLLSMGDRRVGELLLLALQAKGNWPSVFKDSYINPDFWVYRKKRKEEILPWDFIDHGLKKDALWKEYRKAIGKPA